The Lentzea guizhouensis genome contains a region encoding:
- a CDS encoding ATP-binding protein: MTAPRAAFRKDQQTALFPVADEEGAAQFRIIEVQILNWGAYSGLQSMIVARSGTAIVGPSGRGKSTLLDAMASVILPNPQEFNQAARDDRGKKRERTVYSYARGHTDQRQDENRRSATTNYLRPPGAPGFPSGAAITWETGDGRRVTSFRLAWVGQDADGPEAVNATTVYGFVHDRFDLAQLNGITAVRQGASPLSKTSLERLVDLDRGDVVDPSQARVHAKMRSVMGMGSTDESQRLAMQLLRRAQASKGIFSINALFKDFVLTEPLALTRWDVALEAYREASRLYEEFETARRRTETLAPLPAIAERYYAAGSDYVAKNRLLIGGDDSPTRFQVWHAEKVAEWAETAIDDNRLAKAEADEEHAAAAKTAGTAERHEKNTIDQLTAAGGDRSGLIKLQLKHAKETLERLEAERQQLENRLSVFKLPLPTSPGDVTLTHDSLDDLAVQETEALKGASDTATKAAGRLWQLRKDAEAKKREITGLRARRNLIPEDADTRRNRIASSLGIEIDRLRYAGELLQLKPEHRRWEKAVVGLLLPLSSTLLVDSRDFARLRRYVHDNDMQGTVTIAPAASGSPGPAPVDGGIPALLDIADHPFQGWLASELNETANYLCVETEVELDDQRPTWARGSITPAGMRTGSRHRFTKDDRRLRYPWIGWDTRWLLQDLDDELESIEREVQIADVSTNEANLRHESARNRLNELRALRTNLTWERIDTSVAREQIGEFENQLAQANSPEVAHLTELLQKQRERAVAASREVKRLEEEQERLDKQWGDLVSVVDDAKDRVDAGPPLSADERAALAPTPFNAPTEAAGVTASLRAAMENLRGQIEQHKQDREKLEVAVVGHIAAYRNLDERTARETDGTIDSLPALLAIYRQLVTDDLPRAKDAWLAKVDEDMNRQLRGLLVQIEDDARSIKRGLVPINDVLCHVRFRTEATLSIEPVERPSGDLKDFRQIITRYTSNTVGMDTERDIDQIEKSFTRLRRHLARLDDQSRAGDAWRRKVFDAREHVEFQAIESRPDGVKVVHDGVSGMSGGEGQELIAFILGAALRFRLGEGHEGPPSYASVILDEGFVKADSDYTGRSLSALQALGFQLIVGAPREKATAFEDYVASVAYINVDVDDLTRVRIYPMTMKEALSLEEDP, translated from the coding sequence ATGACTGCACCTCGAGCGGCCTTCCGAAAAGACCAGCAGACGGCACTGTTTCCGGTTGCAGACGAGGAAGGGGCAGCACAGTTCCGCATCATCGAAGTGCAAATCCTGAACTGGGGTGCGTACTCGGGGCTGCAGAGCATGATCGTGGCGCGTTCAGGCACCGCGATCGTCGGCCCATCCGGACGTGGCAAGTCAACCCTGTTGGACGCGATGGCCTCGGTGATCCTGCCCAACCCGCAAGAGTTCAACCAGGCTGCCCGCGACGACCGCGGTAAGAAACGTGAACGGACAGTCTATTCGTACGCTCGCGGTCACACCGACCAGAGGCAGGACGAGAACAGGCGCTCCGCGACGACGAACTACCTGCGGCCACCTGGTGCCCCCGGCTTCCCCAGTGGTGCGGCGATCACATGGGAGACCGGCGACGGGCGCCGCGTCACGTCGTTCCGGCTGGCGTGGGTGGGGCAGGACGCCGACGGGCCGGAGGCGGTCAACGCCACCACCGTTTACGGATTCGTCCACGACCGCTTCGACTTGGCGCAGCTCAACGGGATCACCGCCGTCCGCCAGGGCGCCTCCCCGCTGTCGAAGACATCCCTGGAACGTCTCGTCGACCTGGACCGGGGCGACGTAGTGGACCCCTCGCAGGCGCGTGTGCACGCGAAGATGCGCTCCGTCATGGGCATGGGCTCCACCGACGAGTCGCAGCGCCTGGCCATGCAGCTTCTGCGGCGTGCCCAGGCGTCCAAGGGCATCTTCTCCATCAACGCCCTGTTCAAGGACTTCGTGCTCACCGAGCCACTCGCGTTGACCCGGTGGGATGTCGCTCTTGAGGCGTACCGGGAGGCGTCACGACTGTACGAGGAGTTCGAGACAGCACGCCGCCGAACCGAGACGCTTGCGCCGCTTCCTGCTATCGCCGAGAGGTACTATGCCGCCGGCTCGGACTACGTGGCCAAGAACAGACTGCTGATCGGTGGCGACGATAGCCCGACTCGGTTCCAGGTGTGGCACGCGGAGAAGGTCGCCGAATGGGCCGAGACGGCCATCGACGACAACCGCCTCGCCAAGGCGGAAGCAGATGAAGAACACGCCGCCGCTGCCAAGACAGCCGGAACCGCCGAACGGCACGAGAAAAACACGATCGATCAGCTCACCGCCGCTGGCGGAGACCGTTCTGGGCTCATCAAGTTACAGCTCAAGCACGCGAAGGAAACACTGGAACGGCTCGAGGCCGAACGGCAGCAGCTCGAGAATCGCCTCTCCGTTTTCAAGTTGCCCCTACCCACTTCACCAGGCGACGTCACCCTCACGCACGACAGCCTCGACGACCTTGCCGTACAGGAGACGGAGGCGTTGAAAGGCGCCTCCGACACCGCCACCAAGGCCGCTGGCAGGCTTTGGCAGCTTCGCAAGGACGCCGAGGCGAAGAAACGCGAGATCACCGGCTTGCGGGCACGTCGCAACCTCATCCCCGAGGATGCTGATACACGCCGCAACCGGATTGCGTCCAGCCTCGGCATCGAGATCGACCGGCTCCGGTATGCCGGCGAGCTGCTCCAGCTCAAGCCCGAGCACCGTCGATGGGAGAAAGCTGTCGTCGGCCTGCTACTGCCGTTGTCGAGCACCCTGTTGGTCGACAGCCGCGACTTCGCCCGTCTGCGCCGATACGTGCACGACAACGACATGCAAGGCACGGTCACCATCGCACCCGCCGCCTCAGGCTCACCTGGGCCCGCCCCGGTGGACGGTGGAATTCCAGCGTTGCTCGACATTGCCGACCATCCGTTCCAGGGATGGCTTGCGAGCGAGCTGAACGAGACCGCGAACTACCTCTGCGTGGAAACCGAAGTTGAGCTGGACGATCAGCGTCCCACATGGGCTCGCGGTTCGATCACCCCAGCCGGCATGCGAACCGGCTCGCGGCACCGGTTCACGAAGGACGACCGTCGCCTGCGCTACCCCTGGATCGGATGGGACACCCGCTGGCTGCTGCAGGACCTAGACGATGAGCTCGAGTCGATCGAGCGGGAGGTCCAGATCGCCGACGTGTCGACGAACGAGGCCAATCTGCGACACGAGTCGGCACGCAACCGACTGAACGAACTGCGAGCGCTACGCACCAATCTGACCTGGGAACGAATCGACACCTCAGTCGCCCGAGAGCAAATCGGAGAGTTCGAAAACCAGCTCGCGCAGGCCAACTCTCCCGAGGTCGCCCACCTGACGGAACTGTTGCAGAAGCAGCGTGAGAGGGCGGTCGCCGCTAGTCGCGAGGTGAAACGGCTCGAAGAGGAACAGGAAAGACTCGACAAGCAATGGGGCGACCTCGTCTCGGTCGTGGACGACGCGAAGGACCGTGTCGACGCCGGGCCACCACTGAGCGCCGACGAGCGTGCCGCCCTCGCCCCCACCCCGTTCAACGCGCCAACCGAGGCCGCAGGGGTCACGGCCAGCCTGAGAGCAGCGATGGAGAACCTGCGGGGGCAGATCGAGCAGCACAAGCAGGACCGGGAGAAACTCGAGGTCGCTGTGGTGGGCCACATCGCCGCCTATAGGAACCTGGACGAACGAACCGCGCGCGAGACGGACGGAACAATCGATTCTCTGCCGGCGTTGCTGGCGATCTACCGGCAACTGGTGACCGACGACCTGCCCCGCGCCAAGGACGCCTGGCTGGCGAAGGTCGACGAGGACATGAACCGGCAACTGCGCGGGTTGCTCGTGCAGATCGAGGATGACGCCCGGAGCATCAAGCGCGGACTAGTCCCGATCAACGACGTGCTGTGCCACGTGCGGTTCCGGACAGAAGCCACGTTGAGCATCGAACCCGTTGAGCGACCAAGCGGCGACCTGAAGGACTTCCGCCAGATCATCACCCGGTACACCAGCAACACCGTCGGCATGGACACCGAACGAGATATCGACCAGATCGAGAAATCCTTCACCCGGCTGCGCAGACACCTGGCCAGACTCGACGACCAGTCGCGAGCCGGGGACGCATGGCGGCGGAAAGTGTTCGACGCCCGCGAGCACGTCGAGTTCCAAGCCATCGAGTCCCGTCCAGATGGCGTCAAGGTCGTTCACGACGGCGTCTCTGGAATGAGTGGC